agtacttgggtgcaatctcaaaaacgacagaatgatctctgtttctaaggcagaccattcaatatcatggtaatccaagtctatgccccaaccagtaatgctgaagaagctgaacggatCTATGAAGATctgtaagaccttctagaactaacacccaaaaaagatgttcttttcatcataggggactgcaGTGCaatagtaggaagtcaagagatacctggaataacaggcaagtttggccctggagtacagaatgaagcagggcaaaggctcatgagtttcaccaagagaacacactggtcatagcaaacaccttcttgcaacaacacaagagaagaccctacacatggacatcaccagtggTCAATACTTaaatcagcttgattatattctttgcagtgaaagatggagaagctctgtacagtcagcaaaaacaaggctgggagctgactgtggctcagatcatcaactccttattgccaaatccagacttgaagaaagtagggaaaaccactagaccattcaggtatgacccaaatcaaatcccttacaattatacagtggaaatgacagattgaagggattagatctgatagaatgtctGAAGAACTACGGAAGGAGGTTTGgcacactgtacaggaggcagtgatcaagaccatccccaagaaaaagaaatgcaaaaaggcaaaatggctgtctgaggaggccttacaaatagctgagaaaagaagagaagctaaaggcaaaggagaaaaggaaagatataccagtTTGAAtgaaaagttccaaagaatagcaaggagagataagaaagagaaattcctcagagatcagtgcaaaggaatagaggaaaacaatagagtgggaaagactagagatcacttcaggaaaattagagataccaagggaacatttcatgcaaagatgggctcaataaaagacagaaatggcatgaacctaacagaagcagaagatacgaagaagaggtggcaagaatacacagaagaaatgtacaaaaaagaccttcacgacccagataatcacgatggtgtgatcactcacctagagccagacatcctggaatgtgaagtcaagtaggtcttaggaaccatcactatgaacaaagctagtggaggtgatggaatttcagttgagctatttcaaatcataaaagatgatgctgtgaaagtgctgcactcaatatgccagcaaatttggaaaagtcagcagtggccactggactggaaaaggtcagttttcattccaattccaaagaaaggcaatgccaaagaatgctcaaactaccgcacaattgcactcatctcacacgctgctgctgctaagtcgcttcagtcgtatccgactctgtgcaaccccaaagacggcagcccagcaggctcctccgtccctggattctcaaggcaagaacactggagtggcttgccatttccttctccaatgcatgaaagtgaaaaatgaaagtgaagtcgctcagtcgtgtccgactcttagcgaccccatggactgtagcccaccaggctcttccatccatgggattttccagggaagagtactggagtggggtgccactgccttctccaaatctcacacgctagtaatgctcaaaattctccaagacaggcttcaacagtacatgaattgtgagcttccagatgttcaagctggatttagaaaggcagaggaaccagagatcaaattgccaaaatctgttggatcactgaaaaagcaagagagttccagaaaaacatctacttctgctttattgactatgccaaaacctttgactgtgtggatcacaacaaactgcaggaaattctgaaagagatgggaataccagagcacctgacctgcctcctgagaaatctgtatgcaggtcaggaagcaacagttagaactggacatggaacaacagactggttccaaataggaaaaggagttcatcaaggctgcatattgtcaccctgcttattttacttctatgcagagtacatcatgagaaatgccaggctggatgaagcacaaactggaatcaaggttgccaggagaaatatcaataacctcagatatgcagatgacatcacccttatggcagaaagcaaagaaggaataaaaagcctcttgatgaaagtgaaagaggagactgaagaagttggcttaaaattcaacattcagaaaactaagattatggcatccagtcccatcacttcatgccaaatagatggggaaacaatggaaacagtaacagactttattttcttgggctccaaaatcacagaagatggtgactgtagccatgaaattaaaagacacttgctccttgggagaaaagctatgaccaacctagacagcatattaaagagcagagacattatgttgccaacaaaggtctgtctagtcaaagctatggtttttccaggagtcatgtatggatgtgagagttggaccataaagaaagctgagcaccgaagaactgatgcttttgaactgtggtgttggagaagactcttgagagtcccttggactgcaaggagatccaaccagtccattctgaaggagatcagccctgggtgttcattgaaaggactgatgttgaagctgaagctccaatactttggccacctgctgagaagaaccgactcattggacaagaccctgatgctgggaaaggttgaaggtgggaggaaaagggatgacagatggttgcatggcatcaccaacttgatggacagaagtttgagcaaactccaggagatgatgaaggatgtggaagcctggcatggtgcagtccatgggttcgcaaagagtcggacatgactgagtgagtgaactgaggCTTGCCATAAGAAAGGGGTGCTTATAGATACTAACATCATTCAAGAAAAGGCAAAGTCACCACATGGCAACTTGAACGGAAGGCGAAGGAGGTAAAGATGGAGAACTGAATGCCAGCAAAGTGTGGTTTGATGATTTCAGATGGAGGTTTGGCTTTAAAAACGTCAGGATAACAGGAGCGGCAACTTCTGCTGACACAAGCCTGCACACGAGGACCAGACACCGTTCAGAAAATCGCTGCGCAGAAGGGCCATCTGCCTGAGCAGTGTTCAGTGCAGGCAAAGCACTGTACTGTATTCTGGGGGAAATGCCCCAAAGGCCATTCACGATGAGAAGCAAGCAGCAGGGTTTAAGGCGGGAACAAACGGGCCGCTTCTCCTTTGTTCAGACGTGGTCAGGTTTATGACGAGACGGCCCGCGAgcctggaagggaggaggggcccAGCAGGTGCCCGCCTGTGGTTGGACATCAGGAGGCCGGCATGGCCAGGCCACGTCTCTGGCTTGGTTCCATCGATGCCTCGTCCCCGCGTTCAGGAAGCTCGTCAGTTCCCCGGGAGTTCAACACCGAAGCACAGACAAGGTCTGCTCACCCAGCCATGGAGGCTCTGTTCAGCCTCCAGGTCAGGGGTCACGAGGACCTGTGAGGCTCCACTGTGAGGAGTACTGCGGTACCTGTGAGGGTACTGCGGGAGGGTCGTCAGCGCTACCGAAGAGACACTGAGAGAACACCGTGAGAGGTGGGAGGCTCACACCATTGACAGTGCTGTTCTAAAAAAAatcctgctggagaagactgtctCGATGCTGTGCGTGACTCCCAGGGTTTACGACACAGCCACTCAAGGGAATCACGAGACTGTGGGCCTGGCAACATGACCCGGGGGGTGAGTGGTTCTGAGATAGAGGTCTTCAGGAAATTCCAGGGCTGGGACTCCCCTGCTGGCCCAGCGGTTAGtgctccacgcttccactgcaggggtgcaGCTCAGCTCCCTGGCCggagaactaagagcccacatgccgcgAGGCATGGcccccaaatttaaaaattccagGGCTAACAGAGGCATTGACAGAAGAGGGACTGGTGGAGATGAAAACTCCTGAACCATGGCCAGACGGTCCGGAAGACGCGGCGCCAGGGAGCAAATTGACGTCAGAGCAGCGGGCAGAAGGGCTCTGATTCTCCAAGACAGCTTCCCACCTCTTCACGCGCAACACGGGCAGATGGGGAAGGGCTGGTGTGGTGTGGAAGCACGTTCGGAGAAGACAGAAGTCCGGCGGGCATCACGAGGCATTTCTATgaagccccctccccaacccccagcctGCTCAGCGTGAGGACAGGGAGGACTTAGGGAACGGACAGACCGCTCGTCGCGTCTCAATGTGAAAGCCTAACAGCTGCACACAGCGCACAGGGCTCGTGTGGAAGCGGACAGTCTGTCCTCACGGAGACATAAGGTGAAACTGATACCGCATCGGTCTTGTTTCTAACTTTGCTTTCCAAGAACTGTGTGCAACTCTCCCTAAGTGGATAAAGTGTCACGGTCTGTCATcgcaggttttcttttttaatgcaagTGTCCCCAGTACTGTATCGTGACCATGACTGCAATAGTATACGCCAGAAAAGACAGGACGGCCCACCCATTAGCGTATAGGCTGGGCTACCTTGAAGTGCTGATggtactgagtgactaagcgatCGTATTGCTGCTTCTTGACTATCAATCCTCAGATAATTGTACCTGTACGTAACtgactttttcacattttttttttttacccttttaaAAGTAATcatcttggctgtgctgggtcttcgttgcacaCAGGCCTTCTCTAGTCGCGGGGTGCAGGCTTCTGAGGCGGCTTCTCCCGTTGCAGGCAGGGCCCTGCCGCTCGGGCGTAGCTGCTCCAGGGCGTGTGGGTCTTCTCGCAGGGACCGCAGGggcgtcccctgcgttggcaggcccCCCTTTTTTCTGTCTGGGGTTTGTAACGTGTGACATCCACAGCGCTCTGTGCAGTGCAGGTCCTGACAGATGACCCATCCTAGGGGCAGGGGACAAAACTTGCGATGCTGATGCAGTTCCATAGGGTTTTTCTTCGTGATCTTGTTTTCTTCTGGGGGCTGCAcctcaaggcttgtgggatctcagttcaaCCAAGGAGTGAGCCCTGGCCCCCTGCAgtcaaagtgtggagtcttacccTCCAGACTGCCAAGGAAATCCCCatggttttcttttctatagCCTTACATAACTGGAAGAGTATATAACCTGCAAAAATGTCCTCAACCGTTCATGTTATCGGTAAGGCCTTCAGTCAACAGTAGCTGTTAGTAACTAAGCTTTGGGGGAGTCAAAGATGAAGCTGCGATTTCTGACTGGGGGCGGGGGTTGGCGACCCTGCCCCTGCATTGCTCGAAGGTCAAGTGTACACTGACACCCAGAGATGGGTGGGGCTGGTGGTATCAGCCTGGCGTGTGACTCCTTACACCTGTGCTTGTCCACATGTACACACGTGTCCACACACAGGTGTGCCTGATACCCCGCCTCGGCAGAAAGGCTTACAAACACGGGCACGCGGACAGCAGCGAGCACACTGTGCAGCTGCATCTTGGTCTCTAAAACCAGCCCAGCCACAAGGAGCCTGGGCCCTCAAAACGGCTGCCTCCAGGGTGGGACAGACACCCGAGCAGCCTGGGTGAACACCCGGTGCCAGGAAGCAGCCACGCAGCTGATTCTTGACAGGGCACGCGGCCGGGCCAGCACAGCTGACCGGACCCCAGGCCAGGCTGCAGCTGGACACCAAGGCAGCCCACTGGGCCGTTCACAGCCCAGCCAGGCCCAGCGGCATCCATGCACAGGGAGCACACGTGGGGGACACACGCAGGGAAGTGGGAGCTTCAGTTGTGGGTGTGGGGGCGCCACGGACCGGCTGCAGCAGGACCCCAGGGGGCGCTGCAGGGGAGGGGCCTCCGTGTCAGTGGGTGCGCAGGCTGTCAGCTTCAGCGCAAAGAGCAGTCCCTGAAGGTGGGGAAGTCCCCCGGCACTTCCTGGGGCACTGAGGCGCTCGGGGTGGAGGCCAGGCTGTCGGCGACTCACTCTGGAGTGCCCAGAGAGTCCATGTCTCTGCACAGGCGTGTAGCATGTGTGTGGATATGCAGAGTGCTCTTACACATGTGAAAAGCACATGCAGTTCTCCGCATCCTCACCAGGGCCTGGTGGGGCTGGACACACGCCAGGAGCTCGGTGGACACAGCTCAGGAAACAGGAAGAACCAGATTCACTTAAAGCCAGGGACGACTGTCTCCCAGCTGCCGGAGAATCAGTGATAAGGCAACGTACAATGTCATTCTTATTCTTTCTGAACATGTTTATCTCCTAAGATCTCTTCTGAAACAGAGACGGCGTGCCCGTGACCACAGAGGAGGCCCTGCCCTGCAGGGCCAGGCACAGTGGGGGTGCGCCCAGCACATGCTGGCCTTCAGGTTTCCACCGCCCAGGGGCCCTGCCAGGCGCCGAGAGGCCACCGCCTGCTGCCCTGGAGCAGCTCCTCAGGGCAAGGCCCATGGCCTGAACGGTGGGCAGGGTCAGTACCCACCAGTGCCCTCATTACCGCAGGCTGCAGGCAACACGGCCGCGGAGACCCAGGCGCGGCCGGGGATGGGCAGCCGCTGTCCTGTCGGTTCCCGGCTCGCCTGGCGGAAGCTGGCGGGCACCTGCGTCCCTGGGGCCCCACCCCCTCAGGGAGGCCCGCGGACCCGCTCCAGAAGCACAAGCTTGGTCTGCAGGTTCACGTCAAAGGGAGGCAGTCTGCTCAGGTTCACACTCAGCCCGGTGGTGCCCGGGACGCGGGCCAAGACGCGGTGCGTGTCTCGGTAGAGTGCCAGGGGCCCGGGAGCGGCCTCCATGAGCAGGTGCGTGTAGGCCAGCATGCGCTCCGAGCCCGGCTGCAGGTCTTCCGTCTTCTCGTATCTGTGGAGGAGAGCACGCCGTGCTCTGCAGGCCCACGCTGGCCTCTGGCACCCAGCGCCCCCGGGAGCCCGCGCGAAAGGGAGGACGTACCTCCAGGCACTGTTGATCTCCAGGAAGCGGGACACACCCGTCTGGGCAGCGGCCACGTCGATGTGCAGAACGACATCTGTGGAGAGCGGGCCAGCCCTGTCAGCGCCGGGGGCCCGCGCCTCTGGCAAGACCGCCCAGGCCCGGAGCCGTGCACCCACCTGTGCGGGCGGGCACCAGCTGGTGCAGCCTCTGCATCGCCACGCCACCAGGGTAGTTGAAGTGGGACACGTACAGGCCCGTGGCCGAGTACGCGGCGTTCACCACGAGGTGCCCCAGCACTAGGAGGGACCCCACTCTGTGCAGCCAGGACTTCCTATAACTGTTCAGCCTGGGAGGGAGCAGAGCCGGGGACCGCCATGAAGAGCACAGCCGCCCGCTGCCACGTCCCTACACGAGCCGTCACCACACAGCGGATGCGACAGACGCGGAAACCTCACCAGGCACCAAGGTCAAGCCCGAGTTAGCCCTTCAAGCGTCCCGAGTCACCCCTTGGGTCAGAGCCTGGCCTCAGGCACGTCCCAAGCTGCCTGGTGCCGGGCAGAGCACGGACAAGCGCCCACTGCCTCTACAGGCCGGCCACAGGCCCTGCAGACTCAGGCTGGACCCCGCACCGGACCCTGGCCGGGCGCCCAGTTGAGCCTGTCGGTCACCCTGGACACCCTGCCCTTTGCAACCCAGTTCATGGCCCCGGGCAAGCCCGCAAGGCGGCCGGCGGCACTCACACGCGGgcacagcccctggcagccacgaCGTTGAGCAGCGGGAAGGTGTAGATGATGAAGCGCAGCTCCTTGTGTGGCAGCAGCGAGTACAGGGCCACGAAGCCCAGAGCGGGCAGCAGCAGCGCCAGGGCCCGCCTGTCCACCGCCCCCAGCGGCACGAAGAGCAGGCTGCAGCCCAGGCCGCGCGGCAGCGCTGAGTAGAAATACCAGAGCAGCGGCGAGGTCTGGGCGTGGGTTAAGGAGGCTGCGGGCACCCCCGTGGCAGCCCGCCCTCCCCTGCCAGCCTGATGGCACCCCGCCCGCAGCACCCAGGAACCCCACAGCTCGGGCCACGGCGTGACCCCTCACACGGGGACAGTGACCCCTCACACAGGGACGGTGACCCCACACACAGGCTGCCATAGCTGCAGATGGCGAGTGGGACTGCCCAGAACCATCCCTCCATCTTTCACTGTGAAAACAGCCTGTCCCGGGTGGGGGCACACTGGGCACCCACAGCGCCCGTTCCCTTCGGGGATGTCTTTTAAA
Above is a genomic segment from Bos indicus isolate NIAB-ARS_2022 breed Sahiwal x Tharparkar chromosome 5, NIAB-ARS_B.indTharparkar_mat_pri_1.0, whole genome shotgun sequence containing:
- the ALG12 gene encoding dol-P-Man:Man(7)GlcNAc(2)-PP-Dol alpha-1,6-mannosyltransferase isoform X2; its protein translation is MAGRRPSGLGGQRQLLGLLVAVAAAHLAACPYTKVEESFNLQATHDLLYHRLDVEKFDHLEFPGVVPRTFLGPLLIAALSSPAVYTLSLLETSKFYSQLVVLLALAAWLQQRWARFIWLSAFVILVFRAELSLLLGLALLLPLCWRKLSLTRALRCAVPAGILCLGLTVAVDSYFWRYLVWPEGKVLWYNTVLNKSSNWGTSPLLWYFYSALPRGLGCSLLFVPLGAVDRRALALLLPALGFVALYSLLPHKELRFIIYTFPLLNVVAARGCARVLNSYRKSWLHRVGSLLVLGHLVVNAAYSATGLYVSHFNYPGGVAMQRLHQLVPARTDVVLHIDVAAAQTGVSRFLEINSAWRYEKTEDLQPGSERMLAYTHLLMEAAPGPLALYRDTHRVLARVPGTTGLSVNLSRLPPFDVNLQTKLVLLERVRGPP